In Acropora muricata isolate sample 2 chromosome 11, ASM3666990v1, whole genome shotgun sequence, one DNA window encodes the following:
- the LOC136889133 gene encoding uncharacterized protein, translated as MSWRKQGGQLPVGRSHQINGALVITNLQQSDAGNYICTATSASVFGVEAVTALEINDKRGALCSSSILGSLDSRYLVKLNSFLPPVLRSSSRSRFVRCWRAKTDGWAASTFHSNCDGKGPTVTIIQVGSYIFGGYTDVSWSSPSSCGYTSSQKSFIYSLYNINGSSPVKVQIHSGMQSYAIYRCSSYGPTFGGNDIYISDNAASNRISRSYCGNAYALPPGYSLSGSSCRFYAGSYKFTPTDVEVFYETTT; from the exons ACTTACAACAGAGTGACGCAGGGAATTACATTTGCACTGCTACAAGTGCTAGCGTGTTCGGTGTGGAAGCTGTAACCGCTTTGGAAATAAATGATAAAAGAG GGGCCCTTTGTTCGTCAAGTATTCTTGGTAGTCTCGACAGCAGGTACCTTGTCAAGTTGAATTCATTCTTGCCCCCAGTCCTCCGGAGTTCATCCCGCAGCAGGTTTGTGAGGTGTTGGCGCGCAAAGACAGATGGCTGGGCAGCATCTACCTTCCACAGCAACTGTGATGGAAAGGGTCCCACTGTTACTATAATCCAAGTCGGCAGTTACATATTTGGTGGATACACTGACGTGTCTTGGTCTAGCCCTA gTTCTTGTGGTTATACTTCATCCCAAAAATCGTTCATCTACTCGCTGTACAACATCAATGGCTCCTCTCCTGTTAAGGTTCAGATCCATTCAGGAATGCAGAGTTACGCTATATATAGATGTTCTAGTTACGGACCAACATTTGGTGGAAACGACATCTACATATCAGACAACGCTGCGAGCAATCGTATTTCTCGCAGTTATTGTGGCAACGCTTACGCTCTCCCCCCAGGGTATTCTTTGTCGGGTTCATCCTGCAGATTTTATGCAGGAAGCTACAAGTTCACTCCCACTGATGTTGAAGTGTTTTACGAGACAACCACTTAG